Below is a window of Xiphophorus couchianus chromosome 1, X_couchianus-1.0, whole genome shotgun sequence DNA.
ATATTTGACACTGTGTCTTAAGTCCTGTAATTCAGACCACTACAGGAGATTGTTCCTGCCAACAGTCATAActtattaatgaaataatttaaacataatttaatttctcttttggaTCAATGAggtattttcttatttgaattAATATATTTGTTCCATACAGCTGCTTTCTCTGGTCCTGGAAAGTACTGAAAATCCCAAATTCCACGCGATTCCCACACATTTCTAGACCGCGCGGGAACCTTGCACACATCCTTcttctctttcctctctttgtTTTCAACGAGAGGGAATAGAGTCCAGCCTTCTTCAGCAACCACAGCTCCTGTCATTACAGTGAAGGCCAGGTGAAGTGCAGCAATTTGATGGACACAGATACAGGGCAGTCTTAGAAAGACCCCTAATTGAATTGAAACTCGCTGCCTTTGGCGCTCTTCAGCCGCCGCCTGCCTCGACACTGAAGCGGGAGACGCACAGCAAAGAGGGTCATCCATAAATGCAGGAGGGCTGTATCCAAGCCTCCATCTGACAGGAGAGTTATTGTGCGGATTGAGGGGCtgagaggaggagctgtgccaCGGCTGTTTGTCCCAACCTTGAAGTAGCTTGAAACCTTAAGACTCTGGGCTTCAGATCAAACGTTTCTCCCACCCCCAGTCCTCATAGGCTGTTTTAAGAGTCTCTTGCTTTTGTGGCCATGTGGAGGAATCTCTCAAAAGCACCTTTCCCGACTTTCAAAAGAGAGCAAATCCCTCATAATCACAAGTGTGCTTTTTCAGCCATTATGAAAATGCAGCGAGTTCTGAAGCGGGCTGTGGTGAGCTGATTGTGCTCAGGAGGGAAATAACCTGAGAAGGGAGAGGCAGAACTCTTCACTCGCCTCCCGTTTATCATGAGGTGTCTTTAGGCTGATTACATTTGATCATTAattgcaaaacaaatgcatggaGGTGAGTAAAAAGGTTCTAATTCAATTCTAATTTAGAGTTGCACACACTCTGTGGTTATCGCCTTGAGAACAAGACGGATAGAGGAGATTTTTCATTCCAGAAGAAAACACATGCTGGAGTTCAAACTCATCCAATGCTTCCCTTTCGACTATCATGTATGTTTCATTCCAGAGAAGTGTTTGTGTTTCGGTTGACTTGGCAACACTGCCATCTCATGGcaagcaaagtaaaataaacatccacGTGTTATTTTAATTAcgttttttaaaatgcctttattagaaaatgtttattaacaattaaaaacacaattgaaaatgtttcatctctcatactgatttttttgttatgaTAGTGAAGGCCATCATGAATGCTCACACAGACCTTAATCAAATCTTTCTGTTTCCAATGCAGCTAAAACAAGTTGAATGCAAAACAGAGGACTGCTGTGTTGTTGTCCGTCGTCATTACTAACTGCTTTATGTGAATGAGAAACTAACATCTCTTGGGTCAGAGTGTTGacatgatctttttttttgtatgagagttttctttggttttatcAAAGAGAGCAGCAAGAAATCCTGTCTGATCTGCCTTTGTGGGGACAGACTCTTCTTTTGTGTTCTATATCTTGTTCCCGAACCTCCTGAGAGCTGAGACTGTCTTCGAATGAGGCTGAGATGCAAGGGATGGTTGACACATTCAGCTTTCATCTTGAAAAGTGAAAGCAGCCCCATTCCTGTCTCCCAAGGGGTCAAAGTAATGTCTCGCGACActtgctgctttttctttacGTAGACACGCTATGATCTTCCTCTCTTTCGATTTCCATGTCCATGTCCATACAATGGCTCTGCTCTTCACTACACCCCATTTTACGCCTTCCTTCTTCACCCAACTCTACTTCACTGCCTCCAAGGGTTTGACAATAGGTTGTCAGGGCCTCACATCTTTCCAGCACTGACTCCTGTACCTGCTGTTCAAACTGCACCACGAAGATTCTGTAAAGCTCCAAAAGGACAATAAGTAAGTTCTTGCAGGTGAAGAAAATCATCAGCTGGTTCTGGACTTGCTCTTCTATTATGAGGTATAGACGATAAACCAGGAACGGTGCATCTTGGAGCCCCACAGTAAGCAACAAACTCCATATTTCGTTGAAGCAGCAAGAAGGTAATGATGATGAGGGTTGATGACAGCAAGGGAGGCTATTCCAGCTCCTAGGAACGTCACCCTGAGAGGCTCGCGTCTGGGTGAGAACCAGTGGAAACTGCATGAGCGCCCAAGAGAAGAGAGCAAGGCCTACGATGATGACCACCCGGTTGCCTTTGACTTCAGGTTCCTTGAAAGTATCAAAGATGTCTAGGATGTCAGCACCCAGTCCAACATATACCATGAGGAGCTGAGAGAGCTGGTCCCGTGACATGTCCCCTTTGGGCATCAGCCAGCGGCCCAGAACCAGCACAATAAGCATAGTCTGCTCCAGTCCTGCCACCCAGTTCTCTGGTCCAAGTTCTTCAATGTCCTGTGGGAAAGAAATACCACAGTCTAATCCAGGGGTCCTCAAGTCCAGGCCTTGAGGACaaggtgtcctgcaactttgtATGTGTCCCtgttccaacacacctgaatctaATTGCCAAATTACCTCCTCAGTcagcgatggactggcgacctgtccaggttgaccccgcctctcgcccgaaacgtttgctggagatgggcactAGCACCCCTcacgaccccactagggacaagggtgttagaaaatgggtGGATGCATGTATACCTCCTCAGTATGCAGTCCTCATTATTTGACtaaggtgtgttgaagcagagatagatttaaaagttgcaggagactggCCCACTAGGTCTGGATTTGAGAACAAATGGTCTAACCTCTTCTTGATCATCATTTGCACAGTAACAAATACATGATCATCTCAGAACGACCATGTCTTAATGTCTAGAAGGATGTtgataatgtttgtttttattattttatatgatttcttttactttatttatattttttatgtggattttatttttgtatgccTGCTATGttgaacataattttaaagatgCAGCTTGAGCAAAAATTTCTCATAATTTCAAACTGTAAATGTCCACATTGTCCACAAGTACACCTTGaatttattgcagaaaaaaaactacaaactgtaGTGATAGACTGACACAGAGCAGTTTGTACTTCTAAATGACAGCAAAATTGTAAACTACCCTTttcttataaatataaaactctAAGATATctggaaaaccttttttatttcagtcagcTTTGTAGGAACATACTTTGCTGCAGTTACCACTGCAAGTCTTTTCAGAACATCTCTAACATCTTTGCAGATCTATAGAATGACATTTATGCCCATTCTCCATGCAAAATAGGTCAAACTCAGTCTGGATAGCTTAAATGTGTCCATGAACAATTATTTTCAAGCCTTGCCAACATTTGTAAGtcggatttaggtctggactttgactgggccattctaacacattgATGTTAGAATTCACAGAAAAACTGGTTTTATGTAGAGAATAAATCAGAGTGGTATTTACTAATTAcgattttatttaggaatatcAGAGGCCATTCCACACTATACCGATTTTCATTACTAAAACCATCTGTGTCCCagatggttttaaaatgttataaaataaaatgttattttctacccttaccctaaccctaccccaACCCCCAGATTCCCCTGgtcttttcatttcactttacagttttttgtgttggtccatcataTTAGattccaataaataaataaaaaacatttgcttaaacccttaaatcaaaatctatcctttctatttttaataggGAAGAATAAAGTGTAGATCAGCTTCTTATGCTGTTGATCTTTCAAATTATATTGTCACAGTAACTTTTAAGCTTCCtcagtttgaaaacaatatGGCTTAAGTTTTCATGTCCTTCTgcgcagaaaaaaaaatcccacatgaAAGAAACCAAACTAAAACCATCCCACGAGGGAGATCTGAGCCTTCAAGCAGCACACTATCCATGCGTTATTTCACTGTGCCTACTACCCTTTTCCTGTTATTAATAGTTTATCTGTCTTTTTTCTAGATTTAAATCTTATCTGCTATCAGGTGTTGCTTTAATGTGGCCACACGGGGCGCGAGGCGGGCAGGGCAGTTTAGCGATGGGATGCTTACCACTGTGATGGGGATGTGGGCCAGCAAATGAAGCTCATGGCTGGAGGAATCGTTGACGGGCAACTTGGACTGTAATAGGCTCAGCTCCAGAAACCAAATGGATGGGATGACAGTACTGAGGTAGAGGAAAACCATAGGGGAGAACCTAAAAAAAAGGGGACACCGAAGGAGAGGATCGTTGGGTTAAGAAGGTGATAGTACGATATTTTTAGCaacgctcttttttttttttttggtcttttctttttaccaccCACTAAAGAAGAAAGGGTGCCTATTTCCCCCAAAAGAAGCATCAAATTTCAGACAGGCAATTATTCTCATCGTATATGCAAATCCCACTTGACAGAGCAAAGCCTTCATGAGGAGAGAACTTCAAAGTAGGAATCAGCGAGAAAGGCAGAGGCCTGAAGAAAGCTGGTGTCTGGGGATGTTCAGTCTGGATGTGCCTAAAAGCTACAGCTTTTGAATGAAATATAACCTGCCGTTGAATGAGGTGTGACACTAAATGCTCGTATCCATTTGAGGCTCATGTTAAAAGGGTTTAGTCAGTTTATGTTGACTCAAGCCtcttatatatgcatatatttataaatgtatttgaaagCTAGTGGATCAGAAATGACTCAGGCTGGCTGGAGAGGCTTGCCCCGTGACTACACATGCAGACTCTGACAGGGATGTGGTAGCGTGTCCTGCAACATTAGCAACAGTGTAAAACGGAGCAACGGCACAACAAATGACAAGGTTTGCTTTTGCTAGACAGCAAAGACGGGCAACGAGCTTCTGAGAACAGGTTGACAATTTCAGCAATTTTTCATGGCTCTGAGTAGATGGATTACAAGTTGCTCAAAGGCAAGTcccaagttttaatttaataccGCCCCATACAAAACACATTGTAAATTGTGCCTAAAACCTCCCATCAAgcctttaaaaaatgacaagacATTGTGGAATcccctttgttttattttctcttgccAATTTATCCCACGGCTACCGAGAAGAGGGGagttctttctaaaaaaaaaaaccttttgtgtCTGATAATATTCCAAAATGTCTGCTTTCAGTTTGGGAAGTCCTTCAAGTCTGGTTTAATCTTGGAATCAACAATGGCAATTAGGGTCAGGTTGGTTAAAGGGAGATAACCTTCTTATTCTCAAGGTTGTGGCTGGGTGCAAAACCACAGCTGCAAACGAAGGTCTTTCATTCCTGTAATACCTTTGTCCTTTGTCCTTCCAACACAAGACAAGTGGTGCCTGTGTGTCTACTTTTTTATTCACTTCTAAGCATAGCAATTCTACTTTGACTTTCATGTCACTATTTTGTAATAactacaattttatttgtatgtctTACAACAGTTAGTTATCTAAACACCAAACGttgctttacatttttctctgtgtatGAATAATATGCACCAAAACGCATAAAAAAAGTTGATTCTTATTTATGACTCAATTGCTCGTGAGTGTTTAAAGTGCTGCTTTTGTAATTAGCAATGCTAACGCTGGCTTGTAAATAACCAGTAAGCAGTGATTTAGTTTCAGCTCTTGTCATTTATGTCTTTGCTTAGAATCAGCTGTATATTTGGCCGTAGTTGATGTAAATAAGTCATTTACAGCTCACTTCTGAGTCAGAACGGctccaaacaaatatttacctTTCAGCCTCTCATGAACCTGCTCTTACTACCAAAGCTGATATTGATCTACTTTGTTTACCGCTGCTTTCTTCAGCGTTACCAGACTATTAAAGTGAATGACTCTATAAACACTATTATGTGAGGTCTTGTTTACTAAAGCTTCACACCTTCTGATTCTGACACCAACACTGTTCCTTGATGTAATTGTGAcgttgtattttattgaaacattACCATTTCCACTCTGCATTGCGGGTGCATTTGAGGGTGAGGGCCATTTCCACGCTCAGCAGGGCAACACCTGAAAGCAGCAGCCAGTAGAGGGGCTCCCCTTTAACGGTCACCACTTGCCACACCGTAACAACTCCATGGGCAGCGAACAGGAAACGACTCAGCAGAGCCAGGAAGATGTTCAAGAGGCGACACATGACGCAGCAAGGAATCCCTGCACAAACATCAGctgtaaaatctgtttattttcaataataatttgtttacaagccataaaaatcacaatacaCACTTAAAGTGTTGTACGTGTTTAGCTGCCATTGCATGTAATTAGTTTACTCAAACTTCTTTTCACCATGGGATAATGTATAGCATAGCTTAAAAACATAGTTTTCAAAGCTAATGAATGTTGAAGTATCTTTGACAtcttggtaaaaataaata
It encodes the following:
- the LOC114145528 gene encoding transmembrane protein 26, giving the protein MCRLLNIFLALLSRFLFAAHGVVTVWQVVTVKGEPLYWLLLSGVALLSVEMALTLKCTRNAEWKWFSPMVFLYLSTVIPSIWFLELSLLQSKLPVNDSSSHELHLLAHIPITVDIEELGPENWVAGLEQTMLIVLVLGRWLMPKGDMSRDQLSQLLMVYVGLGADILDIFDTFKEPEVKGNRVVIIVGLALFSWALMQFPLVLTQTRASQEEQVQNQLMIFFTCKNLLIVLLELYRIFVVQFEQQCRGRRRLKSAKGSEFQFN